The segment GGCCTTTATCGTAACCCTGGGCGGGCTCCTGGTCTGGCGCGGGGCGGCATGGTGGGTCACACAGGGGCGTACCGTTGCTCCTCTCGATCATAATTTCATGCTGCTTGGCGGCGGGATCGAAGGCACGATTGGCGCCACATGGAGCTGGATCGTGGCCGCGATTGCGATTGTCGCGATCATCTATGCCGCGATCATGGAACGCCGCCGCAGGCTTTCCTTCCAGTTCCCGGTCAAACCGATCTGGGCGGAATATACCAATACACTGATCAAGGCCGGGCTGGTTCTGGTGGCGATCATCACGCTAAATGCCTATCACCTGCCCGAACGCGCCGCCGAACGTATTCTTGAGGATCGCGGCATTCCGGTAACGGCGGAAAACCTTGTGATTTCGCACGGCATTCCGATCCCGCTTCTGATTGTGGCACTGGTCGCCATCGTGCTGACCATCGTTGCCAAACGCACCCGGTTCGGGCGCTATGTCTTTGCCATGGGCGGCAACCCGCAGGCAGCCGAACTGGCCGGGATCAATGTCAAACGCATGACGGTTGCGGTCTTTGCCCTGATGGGTGTCCTGTGCGCGATCAGTGCGGCGATTTCATCGGCACGCCTGCAATCGGCGGGCAACGATCTTGGCACGCTTGACGAATTGCGCGTGATTGCTGCGGTTGTGATTGGCGGCACGTCGCTGGCGGGCGGTGTTGGCACCATTTACGGTGCGCTGATTGGCGCCCTAGTGATGCAAAGCCTGCAAAGCGGTATGGCGCTTCTAGGCGTTGA is part of the Thalassospira lucentensis genome and harbors:
- a CDS encoding sugar ABC transporter permease, which translates into the protein MTRLLAKMEVDRRLVGLAVVLLVIWIGFDIASGGRFITPRNIFNLSVQTASVAVMACGMVLIIVTRHIDLSVGAMLGVLAMIMGVVQTDFLPQFLEYNHPMTWIITLLVGLVVGAAIGGVQGLAVGYLGVPAFIVTLGGLLVWRGAAWWVTQGRTVAPLDHNFMLLGGGIEGTIGATWSWIVAAIAIVAIIYAAIMERRRRLSFQFPVKPIWAEYTNTLIKAGLVLVAIITLNAYHLPERAAERILEDRGIPVTAENLVISHGIPIPLLIVALVAIVLTIVAKRTRFGRYVFAMGGNPQAAELAGINVKRMTVAVFALMGVLCAISAAISSARLQSAGNDLGTLDELRVIAAVVIGGTSLAGGVGTIYGALIGALVMQSLQSGMALLGVDTSLQSIVIGLVLVLAVFSDKYFHRRYSDPTS